Proteins from a genomic interval of Streptomyces sp. NBC_01445:
- a CDS encoding NADH-quinone oxidoreductase subunit M, whose product MSFPLLTATAVLPAVGAIATAAVPAARRTAAKWLALLVSLATLVLAAVVLVRFEPGGARYQLTESHSWIKDFGVRYELGVDGIAVALIALTALLIPFVILAGWHDADPQETGSSRWRPTQGFFALILGVEAMVIISFEATDVFLFYIFFEAMLIPMYFLIGGFGDRAHAGSDENAAAQRSYAAVKFLLYNLVGGLIMLAAVIGLYVVAGNFSLQEIAAARANGSLHMATSTERWLFLGFFFAFAVKAPLWPLHTWLPNAMGEATAPVAVLITAVVDKVGTFAMLRFCLQLFPEASKWATPVILVLALISIVYGALLAVGQRDIKRLVAYASISHFGFIVLGIFAMTSQGQSGATLYMVNHGISTAALMLVAGFLISRRGSRLIADYGGVQKVAPVLAGTFLIGGLATLSLPGLAPFVSEFLVLVGTFSRYPVIGIIATFGIVLAALYTLVLYQRTMTGPVKPEVSALPDLRVRELAVVVPLIAALIFLGVYPKPVTDLVNPAVKQTLSDVHKKDPKPAVEAAK is encoded by the coding sequence ATGTCCTTTCCTCTGCTGACAGCGACGGCGGTGCTCCCCGCCGTGGGAGCCATCGCCACGGCTGCCGTACCGGCCGCGCGGCGCACGGCGGCGAAGTGGCTGGCGCTGCTCGTCTCGCTCGCCACGCTGGTGCTGGCCGCGGTCGTGCTCGTGCGCTTCGAGCCCGGCGGCGCCCGCTACCAGCTCACCGAATCCCACTCCTGGATCAAGGACTTCGGGGTGCGGTACGAGCTGGGCGTGGACGGCATCGCGGTGGCGCTCATCGCGCTCACCGCCCTCCTGATCCCGTTCGTGATCCTCGCGGGCTGGCACGACGCCGACCCGCAGGAAACGGGAAGTTCGAGGTGGCGCCCGACGCAGGGCTTCTTCGCCCTGATCCTCGGCGTCGAGGCGATGGTGATCATCTCCTTCGAGGCCACCGACGTCTTCCTCTTCTACATCTTCTTCGAAGCCATGCTCATCCCGATGTACTTCCTCATCGGCGGCTTCGGGGACCGTGCCCACGCGGGCAGCGACGAGAACGCGGCGGCCCAACGCTCGTACGCCGCCGTGAAGTTCCTGCTCTACAACCTCGTCGGCGGCCTCATCATGCTGGCGGCCGTGATCGGTCTCTACGTGGTGGCGGGGAACTTCTCGCTCCAGGAGATCGCCGCCGCGCGGGCCAACGGCTCGCTGCACATGGCGACCAGCACCGAGCGCTGGCTCTTCCTCGGCTTCTTCTTCGCCTTTGCGGTGAAGGCGCCGCTGTGGCCGCTGCACACCTGGCTGCCGAACGCGATGGGGGAGGCCACCGCCCCGGTCGCCGTCCTCATCACGGCGGTGGTCGACAAGGTCGGCACGTTCGCGATGCTCCGCTTCTGCCTCCAGCTCTTCCCGGAGGCCTCGAAGTGGGCGACGCCGGTCATCCTCGTGCTGGCCCTCATCAGCATCGTCTACGGGGCGCTGCTCGCGGTCGGCCAGCGGGACATCAAGCGCCTGGTGGCGTACGCGTCGATCTCGCACTTCGGGTTCATCGTCCTCGGCATCTTCGCGATGACGAGCCAGGGCCAGTCGGGCGCGACGCTCTATATGGTCAACCACGGGATCTCGACGGCCGCCCTGATGCTGGTGGCGGGCTTCCTGATCTCGCGCCGCGGCTCGCGCCTGATCGCGGACTACGGAGGCGTGCAGAAGGTCGCCCCGGTGCTCGCCGGCACGTTCCTGATCGGCGGCCTCGCGACCCTCTCGCTGCCGGGCCTCGCGCCCTTCGTGAGTGAGTTCCTGGTCCTGGTCGGCACGTTCTCGCGCTACCCGGTGATCGGAATCATCGCGACCTTCGGCATCGTGCTCGCCGCGCTCTACACGCTCGTCCTCTACCAGCGGACGATGACGGGCCCGGTGAAACCGGAGGTCTCGGCCCTGCCGGACCTGCGCGTGCGGGAACTCGCGGTGGTCGTTCCGCTGATCGCCGCGCTGATCTTCCTGGGCGTCTACCCGAAGCCGGTCACCGACCTGGTGAACCCGGCGGTCAAGCAGACCCTGTCCGACGTACACAAGAAGGACCCGAAGCCAGCGGTGGAGGCGGCCAAGTGA
- the nuoL gene encoding NADH-quinone oxidoreductase subunit L, translating to MENLIALLVAAPLLGAAVLLCGGRRLDRVGHLLGTLLSAASFVIGVLLFADMLGKSADDRTFTQHLFSWIPVEGFQADVSFQLDQLSMTFVLLISGVGTLIHIYSIGYMEHDERRRRFFGYLNLFLAAMLLLVLADNYLLLYVGWEGVGLASYLLIGFWQHKPSAATAAKKAFLVNRVGDMGLSIAIMLMFTTFGTFAFAPVLKAAEEHQGGGATLTGIALMLLLAACGKSAQVPLQSWLGDAMEGPTPVSALIHAATMVTAGVYLIVRSGAVFNASPDAQLVVVIVGAVTLLFGAIVGCAKDDIKKALAGSTMSQIGYMVLAAGLGPIGYVFAIMHLVTHGFFKAGLFLGAGSVMHGMNDEVDMRKYGALRKYMPVTFVTFGLGYLAIIGFPGLSGFFSKDKIIEAAFAKGGTEGWILGSVALLGAAITAYYMTRVMIMTFFGEKRWQPDAEGHEPHPHESPKSMTIPMIVLAVGSVFAGGFFSIGDRFLHWLEPVTEHSHGDAPISATTVTAATMVVLVIGAGLAYLQYARRPVPVVAPRGSLLTRAARRDLLQDDFNHVVLVRGGEHLTRSLVYVDHTLVDGVVNGTAASVGGLSGRLRKLQNGYARSYAVSMFGGAALIVAATLLMRAV from the coding sequence GTGGAAAACCTGATTGCGCTGCTGGTAGCGGCGCCACTGCTCGGAGCGGCCGTACTGCTGTGCGGCGGACGGCGGCTGGACCGTGTGGGCCATCTGCTCGGCACGCTGCTCTCGGCCGCCTCCTTCGTCATCGGCGTCCTCCTTTTCGCCGACATGCTCGGCAAGAGCGCCGACGACCGCACCTTCACCCAGCACCTGTTCAGCTGGATCCCGGTCGAGGGCTTCCAGGCCGACGTCTCCTTCCAGCTGGACCAGCTGTCGATGACGTTCGTGCTCCTGATCTCCGGTGTGGGCACGCTGATCCACATCTACTCGATCGGGTACATGGAGCACGACGAGCGGCGCCGCCGCTTCTTCGGCTACCTGAACCTGTTCCTCGCGGCGATGCTGCTCCTGGTCCTCGCCGACAACTACCTGCTCCTGTACGTCGGCTGGGAGGGCGTGGGCCTCGCCTCGTACCTCCTGATCGGCTTCTGGCAGCACAAGCCCAGCGCGGCGACCGCGGCGAAGAAGGCCTTCCTGGTCAACCGCGTCGGCGACATGGGCCTGTCGATCGCCATCATGCTGATGTTCACGACGTTCGGGACGTTCGCCTTCGCGCCGGTCCTGAAGGCGGCGGAGGAGCACCAGGGCGGCGGCGCGACGCTGACGGGCATCGCCCTGATGCTGCTGCTCGCCGCGTGCGGCAAGTCCGCCCAGGTGCCGCTGCAGTCCTGGCTCGGTGACGCGATGGAGGGCCCGACCCCGGTCTCGGCCCTCATCCACGCCGCGACCATGGTGACCGCCGGTGTCTATCTGATCGTCCGCTCCGGCGCGGTGTTCAACGCGTCACCGGACGCACAGCTCGTCGTCGTCATCGTGGGTGCGGTCACGCTCCTGTTCGGTGCGATCGTCGGTTGCGCGAAGGACGACATCAAGAAGGCGCTGGCCGGCTCGACGATGTCGCAGATCGGGTACATGGTGCTGGCCGCGGGCCTCGGCCCCATCGGCTACGTCTTCGCGATCATGCACCTGGTGACGCACGGCTTCTTCAAGGCGGGCCTCTTCCTCGGCGCCGGTTCGGTCATGCACGGCATGAACGACGAGGTGGACATGAGGAAGTACGGCGCCCTCAGGAAGTACATGCCGGTCACGTTCGTCACGTTCGGGCTCGGCTATCTCGCGATCATCGGCTTCCCCGGTCTGTCCGGCTTCTTCTCCAAGGACAAGATCATCGAGGCGGCGTTCGCGAAGGGCGGCACGGAGGGCTGGATCCTCGGCTCGGTGGCCCTTCTCGGCGCGGCCATCACCGCGTACTACATGACGCGCGTGATGATCATGACCTTCTTCGGTGAGAAGCGCTGGCAGCCGGACGCGGAGGGCCACGAGCCGCACCCGCACGAGTCGCCGAAGTCCATGACGATCCCGATGATCGTGCTCGCGGTCGGATCCGTCTTCGCGGGTGGCTTCTTCAGCATCGGCGACCGCTTCCTGCACTGGCTGGAGCCGGTCACCGAGCACAGCCACGGGGACGCGCCGATCAGTGCCACGACCGTCACCGCCGCCACCATGGTGGTCCTGGTGATCGGCGCGGGCCTGGCCTACCTCCAGTACGCCCGGCGCCCGGTCCCGGTCGTCGCCCCGCGCGGCTCGCTGCTCACCCGGGCCGCCCGCCGTGACCTCCTCCAGGACGACTTCAACCACGTGGTCCTGGTCCGCGGCGGCGAGCACCTCACCCGCTCCCTGGTCTACGTCGACCACACCCTGGTCGACGGCGTGGTCAACGGGACGGCGGCCTCGGTCGGCGGGCTCTCCGGCCGGCTGCGCAAGCTCCAGAACGGCTACGCCCGCTCGTACGCCGTCTCGATGTTCGGCGGTGCGGCACTCATCGTCGCCGCGACCCTGCTGATGAGGGCGGTCTGA
- the nuoK gene encoding NADH-quinone oxidoreductase subunit NuoK produces MNPVNYLYLAALLFTIGATGVLIRRNAIVLFMCVELMLNACNLAFVAFSRMHGNLDGQIIAFFTMVVAAAEVVVGLAIIVSLFRSRHSASVDDASLMKL; encoded by the coding sequence GTGAATCCGGTCAACTACCTGTATCTCGCCGCCCTGTTGTTCACGATCGGCGCCACCGGCGTGCTCATCAGGCGGAACGCGATCGTTCTGTTCATGTGCGTCGAGCTGATGCTCAACGCCTGCAACCTCGCGTTCGTCGCGTTCTCCCGGATGCACGGCAATCTCGACGGCCAGATCATCGCCTTCTTCACGATGGTCGTCGCCGCCGCGGAGGTCGTGGTCGGGCTCGCGATCATCGTGTCGCTGTTCCGTTCCCGCCACTCGGCCTCGGTCGACGACGCCAGCCTGATGAAGCTGTAA
- a CDS encoding NADH-quinone oxidoreductase subunit J has protein sequence MSQLAAYTTSTGEAFQFWVLGTVAVIGALCTVLMKKAVHSALCLAGTMIILAVFYLANGAYFLGVVQIIVYTGAIMMLFLFVVMLVGVTAADSLKETIKGQRWLALLCGLGFGILLLAGIGNASLHQFSGLGKANAGGNVEGLAALIFTKYVFAFEITGALLITATLGAMVLTHRERIERARTQREMAEQRVREGKHLPPLPAPGVYARHNAVDIAGLLPDGTPSELTVMQTLRERGQIRDVSDEALGDLKALEQRSAERLERTEEASK, from the coding sequence ATGAGCCAGCTCGCCGCCTACACGACCTCCACGGGCGAGGCCTTCCAGTTCTGGGTCCTCGGCACGGTCGCCGTCATCGGCGCCCTGTGCACGGTCCTGATGAAGAAGGCGGTGCACAGCGCGCTGTGCCTCGCCGGGACCATGATCATCCTGGCGGTCTTCTACCTGGCCAACGGCGCGTACTTCCTGGGCGTCGTCCAGATCATCGTCTACACCGGCGCGATCATGATGCTGTTCCTCTTCGTGGTCATGCTCGTCGGTGTCACCGCGGCGGACTCCTTGAAGGAGACCATCAAGGGGCAGCGCTGGCTGGCCCTGCTGTGCGGACTCGGCTTCGGGATCCTGCTCCTCGCGGGCATCGGGAACGCCTCGCTCCACCAGTTCAGCGGACTGGGCAAGGCGAACGCCGGGGGGAACGTGGAAGGGCTCGCCGCCCTCATCTTCACGAAGTACGTCTTCGCCTTCGAGATCACCGGCGCCCTGCTGATCACGGCCACCCTCGGAGCCATGGTGCTCACGCACCGAGAGCGCATCGAGCGGGCCAGGACGCAGCGGGAGATGGCCGAGCAGCGCGTGCGCGAGGGCAAGCACCTCCCGCCGCTGCCCGCCCCGGGTGTCTACGCCCGGCACAACGCGGTCGACATCGCGGGCCTGCTCCCCGACGGCACCCCGTCGGAGCTCACGGTCATGCAGACGCTGCGCGAGCGCGGTCAGATCCGCGATGTGTCGGACGAGGCGCTCGGTGATCTGAAGGCCCTGGAGCAGCGCTCGGCCGAGCGCCTTGAGCGGACCGAGGAGGCGTCGAAGTGA
- the nuoI gene encoding NADH-quinone oxidoreductase subunit NuoI: MAEESTEGGQTKPGFQNPVAGFGVTFKAMFKKRLTEQYPEQPKTTAPRFHGRHQLNRHPDGLEKCIGCELCAWACPADAIYVEGADNTDEERYSPGERYGRVYQINYARCILCGLCIEACPTRALTMTNEFELADSSRENLIYTKEQLLAGLEEGMVESPHSIFPGTDEQDYYRGLVTEAAPGTVRQVAVSKGEKPESEGAEA, encoded by the coding sequence ATGGCTGAGGAGTCGACGGAGGGCGGGCAGACCAAGCCCGGCTTCCAGAATCCCGTGGCCGGCTTCGGCGTGACCTTCAAGGCCATGTTCAAGAAGCGGCTGACGGAGCAGTACCCGGAGCAGCCCAAGACCACGGCCCCGCGCTTCCACGGCCGGCACCAGCTCAACCGTCATCCGGACGGCCTGGAGAAGTGCATCGGCTGCGAGTTGTGCGCCTGGGCCTGTCCCGCGGACGCCATCTATGTGGAGGGCGCGGACAACACCGACGAGGAGCGCTACTCGCCGGGCGAGCGCTACGGCCGCGTCTACCAGATCAACTACGCCCGCTGCATCCTGTGCGGCCTGTGCATCGAGGCGTGCCCCACGCGCGCGCTGACGATGACGAACGAGTTCGAGCTCGCCGACAGCAGCCGCGAGAACCTGATCTACACCAAGGAGCAGCTGCTCGCCGGGCTCGAGGAGGGCATGGTCGAATCGCCCCACTCGATCTTCCCCGGCACGGACGAGCAGGACTACTACCGGGGTCTGGTGACGGAGGCCGCGCCCGGCACGGTCCGTCAGGTCGCCGTCTCCAAGGGCGAGAAGCCCGAATCCGAGGGGGCGGAGGCATGA